Proteins from a single region of bacterium:
- a CDS encoding SDR family oxidoreductase, producing MRLGTGTIAVVTGAASGIGRALATTLAARGCTVAGVDRDGDALADVALASRHVADVADAAAMRALAADVVARHGGVALLVNNAGVSVAGPFERVPLDDLRWIMGVNFWGVVHGCEAFLPHLRRAPTGWIINVASDFALVGCPTKTGYCASKFAVRGFSEALRAELYGSSIGLTVAYPGATDTAIVRRGRVVDTNAQAAEARLLARGRAPEAVAAAIVRAVERGRGRVLVGSETRLADLASRLAPAWTNALVARVRDRVPFLRLAPR from the coding sequence GTGCGGCTGGGCACGGGAACGATCGCCGTCGTGACGGGAGCCGCGAGCGGCATCGGCCGCGCGCTCGCCACGACCCTCGCGGCACGCGGCTGCACCGTCGCCGGCGTCGACCGCGACGGCGACGCGCTCGCGGACGTCGCCCTCGCCTCGCGCCACGTCGCCGACGTCGCGGACGCCGCCGCCATGCGCGCGCTCGCCGCCGACGTCGTCGCCCGGCACGGCGGCGTCGCCCTGCTCGTCAACAACGCCGGTGTTTCCGTCGCCGGCCCGTTCGAGCGCGTGCCGCTCGACGACCTGCGCTGGATCATGGGGGTCAACTTCTGGGGCGTCGTCCACGGCTGCGAGGCGTTCCTGCCTCATCTGCGCCGCGCGCCCACCGGCTGGATCATAAACGTCGCGAGCGACTTCGCGCTGGTCGGCTGCCCCACCAAGACCGGCTACTGCGCGAGCAAGTTCGCCGTGCGCGGCTTCAGCGAGGCGCTGCGCGCCGAGCTGTACGGCTCGAGCATCGGGCTCACGGTCGCATACCCGGGCGCCACCGACACCGCCATCGTCCGGCGCGGCCGCGTCGTCGACACCAATGCGCAGGCAGCGGAAGCCCGGCTGCTCGCGCGCGGGCGCGCCCCCGAGGCGGTGGCGGCGGCGATCGTGCGCGCCGTCGAGCGCGGCCGCGGGCGCGTCCTCGTCGGCAGCGAGACGCGGCTCGCCGACCTGGCCAGCCGCCTCGCCCCCGCCTGGACGAACGCGCTCGTCGCGCGCGTCCGCGACCGCGTGCCGTTCCTGCGCCTGGCGCCGCGCTGA